One stretch of Nocardia mangyaensis DNA includes these proteins:
- a CDS encoding sterol desaturase family protein, whose product MSTDRRPTTTSRDTTTASPPPAARPGDAAETATPPVRSARPNTPSRGGDTPRPVRRGLGLTEAAREFVRHPSPWMIAATFGIALVARIAVGDWQRTDALVPVLILAAFPLVEWIIHVTVLHWRPRHLGPLTLDSELARKHRAHHVDPRDTPLIFIPPKSLAITIAALLAIALLAFPRLGLGLTFLLTVGTLGLLYEWTHYLIHTDYKPKHALYRAVWRNHRHHHYKNEHYWFTVTTSGTADRLLGTAPDPTTTPTSPTARNLHASE is encoded by the coding sequence ATGAGCACTGACCGTCGGCCGACAACGACGTCGCGCGACACCACCACCGCGAGCCCGCCGCCCGCCGCCCGACCAGGCGACGCCGCCGAGACGGCGACTCCCCCCGTGCGGAGCGCTCGCCCGAACACGCCGTCGCGCGGCGGCGACACCCCGCGGCCCGTGCGCCGCGGGCTCGGGCTGACCGAGGCGGCGCGCGAGTTCGTCCGCCATCCCTCCCCGTGGATGATCGCCGCCACCTTCGGCATCGCGCTGGTCGCGCGGATCGCCGTCGGCGACTGGCAGCGCACCGACGCCCTGGTGCCGGTGCTCATCCTCGCCGCGTTTCCGCTGGTGGAGTGGATCATTCACGTTACCGTGCTGCATTGGCGGCCGCGCCACCTCGGTCCGCTCACGCTTGACAGCGAACTCGCGCGCAAGCACCGCGCACATCATGTCGACCCGCGCGACACCCCGCTCATCTTCATCCCGCCCAAGTCACTCGCGATCACCATCGCCGCCCTGCTCGCCATCGCGCTGCTCGCCTTCCCTCGACTCGGTCTCGGCCTGACCTTCCTGCTCACCGTCGGCACCCTCGGGCTGCTCTACGAGTGGACCCACTACCTGATCCACACCGACTACAAGCCCAAACATGCCCTCTACCGGGCGGTCTGGCGCAACCACCGTCACCACCACTACAAGAACGAGCACTACTGGTTCACGGTGACCACCTCCGGCACGGCCGACCGACTCCTCGGCACCGCCCCCGACCCGACCACGACACCCACCTCACCCACGGCCCGCAACCTGCACGCGAGCGAGTAG
- a CDS encoding FadR/GntR family transcriptional regulator: MAWTPVVKRSVSGDVFEQIAAEVLGGELAAGSTLPSERQLAEALGVSRPAVREALQRLAAAGLVSVRQGEATTVLDYRRSAGLEVLPRLLLRGDTIDPAVARSILEARLHNGPKIAELAAARVRRTRSHVGRTTTTSPDSAAGPATTGAVGGANVTSPAAIGAALDGAGVRPPQADVDRGLVLLHESVDSLVAESDPLIQQRLALEFWEHVLDLADSIAFRLMYSMLRAAYEPALAALAPIMSAEVGNGDAYRDLAAAIDAGEPDRAAESARALLGPATIALIHALDGA; the protein is encoded by the coding sequence ATGGCTTGGACTCCTGTGGTGAAGCGGTCGGTATCCGGTGATGTCTTCGAGCAGATCGCCGCCGAGGTGCTGGGCGGGGAATTGGCGGCGGGGAGCACGTTGCCGAGTGAGCGACAGCTGGCGGAGGCGCTGGGGGTTTCTCGACCCGCGGTGCGGGAGGCGTTGCAGCGGCTCGCGGCGGCGGGGCTGGTGTCGGTGCGGCAGGGCGAGGCGACCACCGTGCTCGACTATCGGCGCAGCGCCGGTCTCGAGGTCCTGCCGCGCCTGCTCCTGCGCGGTGACACCATCGACCCCGCCGTCGCTCGAAGCATTCTCGAAGCGCGGCTGCACAACGGTCCGAAGATCGCCGAACTCGCCGCGGCGCGAGTGCGTCGGACCAGGTCGCACGTCGGCCGGACTACCACCACCAGCCCAGATTCCGCCGCCGGTCCAGCCACTACCGGGGCGGTCGGCGGCGCGAACGTCACCAGTCCGGCAGCTATCGGCGCCGCGCTCGACGGGGCGGGAGTTCGTCCGCCGCAGGCAGACGTCGACCGCGGGTTGGTTCTGCTGCACGAGTCCGTCGATTCGCTTGTCGCGGAGTCGGATCCACTCATCCAACAACGGCTCGCGCTCGAGTTCTGGGAGCACGTCCTCGATCTCGCCGATTCGATCGCGTTCCGGCTGATGTATTCCATGCTGCGCGCCGCCTACGAACCAGCGTTGGCGGCGCTGGCGCCGATCATGTCCGCCGAGGTGGGCAATGGGGACGCCTATCGAGACCTGGCCGCCGCGATCGACGCGGGCGAGCCGGACCGGGCCGCCGAATCCGCGCGAGCACTGCTCGGACCGGCGACCATCGCTCTCATCCACGCCCTCGACGGGGCGTGA
- a CDS encoding ABC transporter family substrate-binding protein — translation MRIRSLGTRFAIPCVAVGLILTGCSSDGGDFTPGSATIGSTNDINPRDVADLREGGNLRLVLSSFPETFNYLHVDGASDSTSEVISPVLPSPFSSDAAGELSIDHDYFTDIQLTGTDPQQVTYTINPKAVWSDGTPITWEDFAAQAAALSGRDPAYLVAFTSGFERVEKVERGVDDRQVVVTFNQPYAEWQGQFSPLYPKATTETPEAFNDRDRNGLAVSAGPFQVSGIDRGQNRITLNRNPSWWGDTPKLDTITLSVLDSTAWLPAIQNNELDIAYMSGIENVTGAKQAAGVVLRRTPEPSWSHITFNGAPGSLLEDPKVRIAISKAIDRQGIVNASQNGVVDDPKPLNNHIFMQGQKGYQDNSAPIAFDPDGAAAMLDDLGWKLNGDVREKDGRRLELRNVMYQQDGWVQTAQIVQQNLAQIGVKMSIETVPGSGLFKNVIDPGNFELAQFTWGGSVLPLSALPQIYAYDPNNLQSNKARIGSPELNALIDRTVSELDPDKARELANECDQVIFAEGYSIPLQQASGTYAVRENLANYGAFGLASPDYTKVGFLR, via the coding sequence ATGCGAATTCGCTCGCTCGGCACACGGTTCGCCATTCCGTGTGTGGCGGTCGGCCTGATTCTGACGGGCTGTTCCTCCGATGGCGGGGATTTCACCCCGGGGTCGGCGACCATCGGCAGCACCAACGACATCAACCCCCGCGATGTGGCCGACCTGCGCGAGGGCGGCAACCTGCGGCTGGTGCTCAGCTCGTTCCCGGAGACGTTCAACTACCTGCATGTCGACGGTGCGTCCGACAGCACCTCGGAGGTGATCTCGCCGGTGCTGCCGTCGCCGTTCAGCAGCGACGCCGCCGGTGAGTTGTCGATCGATCACGACTACTTCACCGACATCCAGCTCACCGGCACCGATCCACAGCAGGTGACCTACACCATCAACCCGAAGGCCGTCTGGTCCGACGGCACACCGATCACATGGGAGGATTTCGCCGCTCAAGCGGCGGCGCTGAGTGGGCGTGACCCGGCCTATCTGGTGGCCTTCACCAGTGGTTTCGAGCGAGTGGAGAAGGTCGAACGCGGTGTCGACGACCGGCAGGTCGTGGTCACCTTCAACCAGCCGTACGCCGAGTGGCAGGGCCAGTTCAGCCCGCTGTACCCGAAGGCGACCACCGAGACGCCCGAGGCGTTCAACGACCGCGATCGCAACGGTCTCGCGGTCAGCGCGGGCCCGTTCCAGGTCAGCGGGATCGACCGCGGACAGAACCGGATCACGTTGAACCGCAACCCGAGTTGGTGGGGCGACACCCCGAAGCTCGACACCATCACGTTGAGCGTGCTCGACAGTACGGCGTGGCTGCCCGCCATCCAGAACAACGAACTCGACATCGCGTACATGTCCGGCATCGAGAACGTCACCGGCGCCAAGCAGGCGGCCGGGGTGGTGCTGCGCCGGACGCCGGAGCCGAGTTGGTCGCACATCACTTTCAACGGTGCGCCGGGCTCCCTGCTGGAGGACCCGAAGGTACGTATCGCCATCTCCAAGGCGATCGATCGGCAAGGCATCGTCAACGCCTCCCAGAACGGTGTCGTCGATGATCCGAAGCCGCTGAACAATCACATCTTCATGCAGGGCCAGAAGGGCTACCAGGACAATTCGGCACCGATCGCGTTCGACCCCGATGGCGCCGCCGCGATGCTCGACGACCTGGGCTGGAAACTCAACGGCGACGTTCGGGAGAAGGACGGTCGCAGGCTCGAGCTGCGCAACGTGATGTACCAGCAGGACGGCTGGGTCCAGACCGCGCAGATCGTGCAGCAGAACCTGGCACAGATCGGGGTGAAGATGAGCATCGAGACCGTGCCAGGGAGCGGTCTGTTCAAGAATGTGATCGATCCGGGCAACTTCGAACTCGCGCAGTTCACCTGGGGCGGTAGCGTTCTCCCGCTGAGCGCGTTGCCGCAGATCTACGCCTACGATCCGAACAATCTGCAGTCCAACAAGGCCCGTATCGGCTCGCCCGAACTGAACGCTCTGATCGACCGGACCGTTTCCGAACTCGACCCCGACAAGGCGCGCGAACTCGCCAACGAGTGCGATCAGGTGATCTTCGCCGAGGGCTATTCGATTCCACTGCAACAGGCTTCGGGAACCTACGCGGTGCGCGAGAACCTCGCCAACTACGGCGCGTTCGGTCTCGCCTCGCCCGACTACACCAAGGTCGGCTTCCTGCGGTGA
- a CDS encoding ABC transporter family substrate-binding protein, whose protein sequence is MSAPVRPRRASFRFAAPALAVALVLGACGSETQVQSGTNAIGATNDINPRDRDDVRDGGNLRLALTSFPATFNSSHVDSDGEVSDIVSWTLPGTINADAAGELTVDTDYFTEVELTGTDPQQITYTINPQAVWSDGSPITWEDLASQANALSGRDNAFKIAASQGYSRLEKVERGVDDRQAIVTFAQHYAEWKGLFNPLYPRLSTATPESFDTAFRNEMPLSSGPFMITSIDRAQQRVVLSRNPKWWGETAKLDTVTFSVLDNAARLSALQNNELDATALSGIEEVTTATNTPGVAVRRAPANRFSHFTFNGAPGSILADPKLRIAISKGIDRQAIATATQQGVVADPKPLNNHLYLVGQKGYQDNAESVSYDPEAAARMLDELGWKLNGDVREKDGRKLEIRDVMYQADVWTQMAQIAQQNLAQIGVKLIIETYPGNGLFTDVIDPGNFDIAQFVWAKSIFPLGALPQIYAYDPANPLSNKGRIGSPELNALIEETISELDPDRAIELANEADRIIFESGFSLPIVQSAGTVATRANLANYGASGLASYDYTKIGFVE, encoded by the coding sequence ATGAGCGCTCCTGTTCGGCCGCGTCGGGCCAGTTTTCGTTTCGCGGCACCAGCTCTTGCCGTGGCCCTGGTGCTCGGGGCGTGTGGCTCCGAGACGCAGGTGCAGTCGGGCACCAATGCGATCGGGGCCACCAACGACATCAACCCCCGTGACCGCGACGACGTGCGCGACGGCGGCAACCTGCGGCTGGCGCTGACCTCGTTCCCCGCGACCTTCAACAGCAGTCATGTCGATTCCGACGGCGAGGTCAGCGACATCGTCAGCTGGACGCTGCCCGGCACGATCAACGCCGACGCCGCCGGTGAGCTCACCGTGGACACCGACTACTTCACCGAGGTCGAGCTCACCGGCACCGATCCCCAGCAGATCACCTACACGATCAATCCGCAGGCGGTCTGGTCGGACGGATCGCCGATCACCTGGGAAGACCTGGCCTCCCAGGCCAACGCGCTGAGCGGTCGCGACAACGCCTTCAAGATCGCGGCGAGCCAGGGCTACAGCCGGCTGGAGAAGGTCGAACGTGGAGTCGACGACCGGCAGGCGATCGTGACCTTCGCCCAGCACTACGCGGAGTGGAAGGGCCTGTTCAATCCGCTCTACCCGCGGCTGAGCACCGCGACTCCCGAGTCGTTCGATACGGCGTTCCGCAACGAGATGCCGTTGTCGTCGGGTCCGTTCATGATCACCTCGATCGATCGTGCCCAGCAGCGGGTGGTGCTCAGCCGCAATCCGAAGTGGTGGGGCGAGACCGCGAAACTCGACACCGTCACCTTCAGCGTCCTCGACAACGCGGCACGGTTGAGCGCGCTGCAGAACAACGAACTCGACGCCACCGCCCTCAGCGGCATCGAAGAGGTGACGACGGCGACCAACACCCCCGGCGTCGCCGTCCGGCGCGCACCCGCGAACCGGTTCTCGCACTTCACCTTCAACGGCGCGCCCGGCTCGATCCTGGCCGATCCGAAGCTGCGGATCGCGATCTCCAAGGGCATCGACCGGCAGGCGATCGCCACCGCGACCCAGCAGGGCGTGGTCGCCGACCCGAAGCCGTTGAACAATCACCTCTACCTCGTGGGCCAGAAGGGTTACCAGGACAACGCCGAATCGGTGTCGTACGACCCCGAAGCGGCAGCCCGCATGCTCGACGAGCTGGGCTGGAAGCTCAACGGCGACGTCCGGGAGAAGGACGGCCGCAAGCTCGAGATCCGCGATGTCATGTACCAGGCCGATGTGTGGACGCAGATGGCGCAGATCGCCCAGCAGAACCTGGCCCAGATCGGCGTGAAACTGATCATCGAGACCTACCCCGGCAACGGCCTGTTCACCGATGTCATCGACCCGGGCAACTTCGACATCGCCCAATTCGTCTGGGCCAAGAGCATCTTCCCGCTCGGCGCGCTGCCTCAGATCTACGCCTACGACCCGGCCAACCCGCTGAGCAACAAGGGCCGCATCGGATCTCCTGAGCTCAACGCGCTGATCGAGGAGACCATTTCCGAACTCGACCCGGACCGCGCGATCGAACTGGCCAACGAGGCCGACCGGATCATCTTCGAGTCGGGCTTCTCCCTGCCCATCGTGCAGTCCGCGGGTACGGTCGCGACCAGGGCGAACCTCGCGAACTACGGGGCGTCCGGGCTGGCTTCCTACGACTACACCAAGATCGGTTTCGTCGAGTGA